A window of the Henckelia pumila isolate YLH828 chromosome 3, ASM3356847v2, whole genome shotgun sequence genome harbors these coding sequences:
- the LOC140887917 gene encoding transcription factor MYB17-like yields MGRQPCCDKVGLKKGPWTGEEDQKLINFILTNGQCCWRAVPKLAGLLRCGKSCRLRWTNYLRPDLKRGLLSEYEEKMVIDLHAKLGNRWSKIASHLPGRTDNEIKNHWNTHIKKKLKKMGIDPLTHQPLPPPHQAQPSSCQEPTPPDHHKTEVVAPPHSATETTLPPSAAVEENTMQGLIDTSDFCIDEIPVVQPHEIIVPCEGNLYSTPVSSSSSLSNLAEQLLFSDYFSEIMNDSIWEDEYRGLELFIDNDSYLLKY; encoded by the exons ATGGGAAGGCAACCATGCTGTGATAAAGTTGGATTAAAGAAAGGGCCATGGACTGGTGAAGAAGACCAAAAACTGATCAATTTCATACTCACCAATGGCCAGTGCTGCTGGAGGGCTGTCCCTAAACTCGCCG GATTGTTGCGATGCGGGAAGAGTTGTAGATTGAGATGGACGAATTATCTTAGGCCGGACTTGAAAAGGGGCCTTCTTTCGGAATATGAAGAGAAGATGGTTATTGATCTTCATGCCAAGCTTGGAAAcag ATGGTCTAAGATAGCATCTCATCTCCCGGGACGAACCGATAACGAAATAAAGAATCACTGGAACACCCATATCAAGAAAAAACTTAAGAAAATGGGAATAGACCCTCTCACCCACCAGCCACTCCCACCACCCCACCAAGCACAACCATCGAGCTGCCAAGAACCAACCCCGCCGGATCATCATAAAACCGAAGTCGTCGCACCGCCTCATTCGGCCACGGAAACCACATTGCCGCCGTCCGCCGCCGTTGAAGAGAATACCATGCAGGGATTAATCGATACTAGTGATTTTTGCATCGATGAAATCCCCGTGGTTCAACCTCACGAGATTATAGTCCCTTGTGAAGGAAACTTATACTCTACGCCGGTATCGTCATCGTCTTCTTTGTCCAATCTAGCAGAACAACTTCTGTTTTCGGATTATTTCAGCGAAATAATGAATGATAGTATATGGGAAGATGAATATAGAGGTTTGGAATTGTTTATTGATAACGATAGTTACTTGTTAAAGTATTAG